GCAGCATTAACTTCTTTTCTAACCGGAATTACTGAGCCACTTGAATTTACATTTTTATTCGTAGCACCATTGTTGTTTGCTGTTCATGCGATTTTTGCAGGTATTTCCTTTATGACAATGCAAATATTGGGTGTGAAAATTGGGATGACATTCTCTGGCGGTTTTATCGATTTCCTTATTTTTGGTATTATTCCGAATCGGACACCGTGGGTTCTTGTCATCGTCGTAGGTTTGATATTGGCGGTCATTTATTACTTCGGATTCCGGTTTATGATCCGGAAATTTAATTTGAAGACTCCGGGGCGGGAAGAAACTACTGTTGAGAGTGAAGATTCGACCAAGGTTACAGCGGATGAGCTTCCACGTAATATTCTTGAAGCCTTTGGTGGTTCTTCAAATATTAAGCATCTAGATGCTTGTATAACACGCTTGCGGATTGAAGTTAATGATAAAACTAACGTTAATAAAGATCGTTTAAAACAGCTTGGTGCTGCGGGTGTCTTGGAAGTGGGTAACAACGTCCAAGCTATCTTCGGTACTCGATCTGATACGATCAAAACGCAAATGCAGGATGTTATGGCTGGACGCTCTCCGGTGGTGGCACCAGTAGAACCAGTCGCAGAAGTAGAAAGTGATGTAGCTCCAGATACGGAAGCTGTTGTATTGGAAGAGATTGTAATGCCTGTAAATGGTGAATTGATGGACATTTCCCTGGTTCCCGATCCAGTATTCTCTGAACGTATGACGGGCGATGGATTTGCAGTGTTGCCTCATGATGGTATGATTACTTCTCCGGTGAATGGTAAAGTGTTTAATGTATTTCCAAGTAAACACGCAATCGGAATTATGTCTGATGGTGGTAAGGAAGTACTAGTACACATTGGAGTAAACACAGTGAAGCTTAAAGGACAAGGGTTTAATGTTCTGGTACAAGAAGGGGATATTGTGACCGCGGGACAACCGATTCTGGAAGTGGATCTAGCGTATGTGAAGGAGCATGCTCCATCCATCATTTCCCCAATTATCTTCTCCAATCTACCTGAAGGCGTTTCTGTGACGCTTCATAAGACAGGCGTGTTGAAAATTGGCGAAGAGAACATTATTACGATAAAATGATTAGTAACAATGTTTCTACGTTAATGTATGGTTAATTAACGTAGAAACTAAACTATATTGAAAGTAGGATGATTATTATGCAAAAAACATTCAAAATTATTGACGAAGATGGAATTCACGCACGTCCAGCAACAGCTCTAGTGAGCGCTGCTACTAAATTTAAAACAACTGAATCATTTGCAGAATCCAATGGTAAGAAAGTAACTTTGAAATCTATTCTAGGTGTACTATCCTTAGGTCTTGAAAAGGGAGATACATTGTCCCTTATTACAGAAGGTGAACAAGAAGCTGAAGCATTGGAAACATTACAAGAAGTGATGATCAGTGCAGGGTTAGGCGAGCTTCATGAATAAGATTTCGGGTATCGCTGCTTCGGCAGGGATTGCGATTGCTCGAGCGTTTATTCTAGAACATCCGGATTATTCTATAGAGAAACAGCAAGTAGATGATGCCTGGGCTGAAATCACTAAGCTGGATGATGCTTTAGAGAAATCTAGAATAGAACTTGAGGCAATAAAGGATCGTACACTTCAAGAATTGGGTGAGAAGAAGGCTGAGATTTTTGAATCTCACCTTCTGATCCTGAGTG
The nucleotide sequence above comes from Paenibacillus sp. IHBB 10380. Encoded proteins:
- the ptsG gene encoding glucose-specific PTS transporter subunit IIBC codes for the protein MFKKLFGVLQRVGKALMLPVAILPAAGLLLGIGNMLINPDFLQYVTALDTEWVRSVATIMMNAGQIVFDNLALLFAVGVAIGLAGGEGVAGLAAIIGYLVMNVTLGTAVGVTPAMVGNVPGYASILGIPTLSTGVFGGIIIGILAAAMYNRFFKIELPSYLGFFAGKRFVPIATSVASLLVGLLLVVVWPPIQGGLNSVSHFMVDSNPTLAAFIFGVIERSLIPFGLHHIFYSPFWFEFGEYVNQAGVLIRGDQQIFFNQLRDGVELTAGTFQVGKFPFMMFGLPAAALAMYHEAKPQHKKYVAGIMGSAALTSFLTGITEPLEFTFLFVAPLLFAVHAIFAGISFMTMQILGVKIGMTFSGGFIDFLIFGIIPNRTPWVLVIVVGLILAVIYYFGFRFMIRKFNLKTPGREETTVESEDSTKVTADELPRNILEAFGGSSNIKHLDACITRLRIEVNDKTNVNKDRLKQLGAAGVLEVGNNVQAIFGTRSDTIKTQMQDVMAGRSPVVAPVEPVAEVESDVAPDTEAVVLEEIVMPVNGELMDISLVPDPVFSERMTGDGFAVLPHDGMITSPVNGKVFNVFPSKHAIGIMSDGGKEVLVHIGVNTVKLKGQGFNVLVQEGDIVTAGQPILEVDLAYVKEHAPSIISPIIFSNLPEGVSVTLHKTGVLKIGEENIITIK
- a CDS encoding HPr family phosphocarrier protein codes for the protein MQKTFKIIDEDGIHARPATALVSAATKFKTTESFAESNGKKVTLKSILGVLSLGLEKGDTLSLITEGEQEAEALETLQEVMISAGLGELHE